AATTCCGCTTCGATTCCCGCTCCAGGCTGCTGAATACCTTGGACCGCACGAAATCCAGCAGCCCGGTGTCGACCATGCCGTCCGGTCGCACGTACACAGGATCACCTGGCCTCAGGCCGATCCTGGCCACTGCCTCAGGCAGGTCCCGTACCCCCAGGACCCCTTCATCTGGCAGAGGCCCCCACCGATCGGGATCCGGCACCCGCACTACTTGCCACGTACTCAACCCACACCCTCCCTGGCGCTTGAACACGCTCAAGCATCGAAGCGCCGCCTGGAGCCGAGTGAGAGTCGGCTCGCCCAGTGTCCTGTCCCAGACAACTGTGAGCAGGGCGAAGCTCTGACCTGCGGTGCCCAGGGTTGAATGGGACGGATTTGTGGTCGGCGTCCCGCTCAACCGTGGGCAGTCCCCTCTAGAGTGCGCATCACCAGCCTCAGCCTCATGCGGCCGTCAGGGCGCGGGTTCTCACCGATCCGGCTGGGAGAAGCTGACCGGGGGTGCGAGGGCGATCGCGGGCGACGCGCCGCCGAAGTAACCTCGGGCACAAAAGGCTCGATCGTTGATGCGGTTGAACCGCAGACCCCACGAACTGCTCGAGCAGCGGCCGGAGATGCCCGCAGCGGTGATCGCCGAGTGGATAGGCTGGACCCGTGGCATGACGGTGCTCAAGGACCGGGTGCGGGAGCTGCGGCCGGTCTATAGGCCGGTGGATCCGGCCTCGCGAACCGTCTATGAGCCGGGCGGGACGGGCCAATGTGACCTGTGGTTCCCGCCCGTCGAGATCCCACTCGGCTTCGAGTAGACGGGCACCGCCGGTGCTGGTGATGGTGGCCGGCTACTCGCGATGGATCCTCGCGCGCGTGCTGCCCCCAGGTCGGCGGCGGACCTGATCGCCGGGCGCGGACGGCTTTTTGATCGATCTCGGCGCGTCCGTCGCGCTCGGAGCCGACGTTCATGGGCCGAGCAGGCGTCCGGTGAGGTCCTGCGGACTTTGCAGTACGAGATCCGCCTGTACCGACGGGTTGTATAGATGTCCCCAGCCTGCTGCTGCAGGCACAGCGCCCGCTCGACGGGCCGCCTCGAGGTCCGTGGGCGCGTCACCCACATACACACACCGGCGCGTCGGGACTGAGAGAAGAGAGCAGGCTTTGATGATTCCCTCAGGATGGGGTTTGGGCCGCTCGATCTCGTCACCTCCGACGACCACGGAGAAACATTCCCGCAAGCCGACTGCGCCCAGAAGTATGTCAGCGGCCCGTCGGCTGGCACCTGTGAAGACTGCCATGGGCACGGTGCGCCGGAGCCGGTCAATCGCCGTGCGCACGCCCGCGCAGGGGGCCACTTGTGCGGCGCGCTCGGAGAGGATCTCGTGGTAGAGGGCCACCTCTTCCTCACCACACGGGCGTCCGAGCATTTGGCTCAGCATGGCGCGTGGCGGCCCGAGGGAGTACAAGGCGACGACTTCCG
This region of Streptomyces caelestis genomic DNA includes:
- a CDS encoding HAD family hydrolase; translated protein: MIENDAGQARQPWHDTAGPAAVVWDMDGTLIDSSSVVPDAFIAAVRAMGGPVHSRAEVVALYSLGPPRAMLSQMLGRPCGEEEVALYHEILSERAAQVAPCAGVRTAIDRLRRTVPMAVFTGASRRAADILLGAVGLRECFSVVVGGDEIERPKPHPEGIIKACSLLSVPTRRCVYVGDAPTDLEAARRAGAVPAAAGWGHLYNPSVQADLVLQSPQDLTGRLLGP